The Sphingopyxis fribergensis genome contains a region encoding:
- a CDS encoding DUF3606 domain-containing protein has protein sequence MADDKGSTGAPDRDRISLGEDYEVRDWTKTLGVSEAELREAVDAVGSATDAVRAYLNKD, from the coding sequence ATGGCAGACGATAAAGGCAGTACCGGTGCACCCGACCGCGACCGCATCAGTCTCGGCGAAGATTATGAGGTGCGCGACTGGACGAAGACGCTTGGCGTCAGCGAAGCGGAACTGCGCGAGGCGGTCGATGCGGTAGGCAGCGCGACCGATGCCGTCCGCGCCTATCTGAACAAAGATTGA
- a CDS encoding nickel uptake transporter family protein, with protein sequence MKTSFAALMAFSFLASPAMAHEVWIERDAAGPARIYLGEPADVVPEAGDPEFPNLKAPKLFQGDPAKPAPLVRRANHIEAAAAGSGDVRLSDDNVFAPWQGEGGKWEGVVYYARAGREEAKSVLDLEISPVSANADSFVVNWLGKPLPGAKVTVVNADRWQKSFTATPQGGIAVPITTPGRYLLSVSHDVEGARTLGGKTVEKTIHVSTLTFVAK encoded by the coding sequence ATGAAGACGAGTTTTGCGGCCTTGATGGCTTTCAGTTTCCTTGCATCGCCCGCGATGGCGCATGAGGTCTGGATCGAGCGGGACGCCGCAGGCCCCGCGCGCATCTATCTGGGCGAACCCGCCGATGTCGTGCCGGAGGCGGGCGATCCCGAGTTCCCGAACCTCAAGGCGCCGAAGCTGTTTCAGGGCGATCCCGCAAAGCCCGCGCCGCTCGTGCGCCGCGCAAATCATATCGAGGCCGCCGCCGCGGGCTCGGGCGACGTCCGCCTCTCCGACGACAATGTCTTCGCGCCGTGGCAGGGCGAAGGCGGGAAATGGGAAGGCGTCGTCTATTATGCGCGGGCGGGCCGCGAAGAAGCGAAATCCGTACTCGATCTGGAGATCAGCCCAGTCAGCGCCAACGCCGACAGCTTCGTCGTAAACTGGCTCGGCAAACCGCTCCCGGGCGCCAAGGTCACCGTCGTCAATGCCGACCGTTGGCAAAAGAGCTTCACCGCCACCCCCCAGGGCGGCATCGCGGTTCCGATAACCACGCCGGGCCGTTATCTGCTGTCCGTCTCGCACGATGTCGAGGGCGCCCGCACGCTGGGCGGCAAGACGGTCGAGAAGACCATCCATGTTTCGACGCTGACCTTCGTCGCGAAATAG
- a CDS encoding TonB-dependent siderophore receptor, with product MTVRMIALCGAATLVVAANSAWASEAAGAAVAEAATAEGDAGAGEDMIVVTGYTGTKTDTALAELPQPIKVITAEQYQAQGAISISDTVKYAAGVLANPYGRDTRVDGFNVRGLDALQFRDGMRDIFSYYASITSDPYNFSRVEIVRGPASVLFGQGSIGGLVNLVSKTPDFVTRGEVNLVYGSYDRKEVLGDVNLALADNLAVRFVGRARDADTFIDHVPDDRVMFAPSIRWQPTPDTDVILTGLYQEDDTGSTSQFLPIVGTFRPNKVAGAQLDRYTFVGKAGWDRYNGRSLQGGGSITHRFSDNVKLSLKARYIDSDLEYNTHYADSYTNPQDPFSVYGTNGRTIALIADASDARMNVFSTDNNLQFDFATGANIEHKLLVGIDYSWNKVGKRYAGGREIVDLYDIDYDALLTYDPSGDFTKESQKQLGIYVQDQIRFFDRVSVVLGARRDRVTGSSGQKDNATTFRAGIIGEIGAGFSPFFSYTESFLPVAGRIDNGDGTFGDPYRPQTGTQYEAGVKWQPTPNTLVTATAFKIKERNRVLYLAAGGTTQSGELNTKGFEIEASHTLPGNFELLANYGYSKLKSETNTSLDYMPRHTASLWSTKTFGLADEAQLRLGGGVVYSGKSVSTSDIWSIVTPSRTTVDALAEISWNNWRVAVNATNMLGNKYYASCLARGDCFVGAPRNVMGTLGYRF from the coding sequence ATGACCGTCCGAATGATCGCGCTCTGCGGAGCAGCCACACTCGTCGTCGCCGCCAATTCGGCCTGGGCGAGCGAAGCTGCGGGGGCCGCCGTTGCAGAGGCCGCCACCGCCGAAGGTGATGCGGGCGCCGGCGAGGACATGATCGTCGTCACCGGCTATACCGGAACGAAGACCGACACCGCGCTGGCCGAACTGCCGCAGCCGATCAAGGTCATCACCGCCGAGCAATATCAGGCGCAGGGCGCGATCAGCATCAGCGACACGGTGAAATATGCCGCTGGCGTTCTCGCCAATCCTTACGGCCGCGACACGCGCGTCGACGGTTTCAACGTTCGGGGACTCGACGCGTTGCAGTTCCGCGACGGCATGCGCGACATTTTCTCCTATTACGCCTCGATCACCTCGGACCCGTATAATTTCTCGCGTGTCGAGATCGTCCGCGGGCCGGCGTCGGTGCTGTTCGGCCAGGGGTCGATCGGCGGCCTCGTCAATCTGGTCAGCAAGACGCCGGACTTCGTCACGCGCGGTGAAGTCAATCTCGTCTATGGCAGCTATGACCGCAAGGAAGTGCTGGGTGACGTCAATCTTGCGCTCGCCGACAATCTCGCCGTCCGCTTCGTCGGCCGCGCGCGCGACGCCGACACCTTCATCGACCATGTCCCCGACGACCGCGTGATGTTCGCGCCCTCGATCCGCTGGCAGCCGACCCCTGACACCGACGTCATTCTCACCGGCCTCTATCAGGAGGACGACACCGGCTCGACCTCGCAATTCCTGCCGATCGTCGGCACCTTCCGGCCCAACAAAGTCGCGGGCGCGCAGCTCGATCGCTATACCTTCGTCGGCAAGGCCGGCTGGGACCGCTATAACGGCCGCTCGCTCCAGGGCGGCGGATCGATCACCCACCGCTTCTCGGACAATGTGAAGCTCAGCCTCAAGGCGCGCTACATCGACAGCGACCTCGAATATAACACTCATTATGCCGACAGCTACACCAACCCGCAGGACCCTTTCTCGGTCTATGGCACCAACGGGCGTACAATCGCCCTGATCGCCGACGCCAGCGACGCGCGGATGAACGTCTTTTCGACCGACAATAATCTCCAGTTCGATTTCGCCACCGGCGCCAATATCGAACACAAGCTGCTCGTCGGTATCGACTACAGCTGGAACAAGGTGGGCAAGCGTTACGCCGGGGGGCGCGAGATCGTCGACCTCTACGACATCGATTATGACGCGCTGCTAACCTATGATCCGAGCGGCGACTTCACGAAGGAAAGCCAGAAGCAACTGGGCATATACGTCCAGGACCAGATCCGCTTCTTCGACCGCGTCTCGGTCGTGCTGGGCGCGCGCCGCGACCGCGTCACCGGCTCGTCGGGGCAGAAGGATAATGCCACGACCTTCCGCGCCGGGATCATCGGCGAGATCGGCGCGGGTTTCTCACCCTTCTTCAGCTATACAGAGAGCTTCCTGCCGGTCGCCGGCCGCATCGACAATGGCGACGGCACCTTCGGCGATCCTTATCGTCCGCAGACCGGCACTCAATATGAAGCGGGGGTGAAGTGGCAGCCGACACCTAACACGCTCGTCACCGCGACCGCCTTCAAGATCAAGGAACGCAACCGCGTCCTCTATCTCGCCGCCGGCGGTACGACCCAGTCGGGTGAGCTCAACACAAAGGGTTTCGAGATCGAGGCCAGTCACACGCTACCGGGCAATTTCGAACTGCTCGCCAATTACGGCTATTCGAAGCTCAAGTCCGAAACCAACACCAGCCTCGACTATATGCCGCGCCACACCGCGTCGCTGTGGTCGACCAAGACCTTCGGCCTTGCGGACGAAGCGCAGCTGCGGCTCGGCGGCGGCGTCGTCTACAGCGGCAAGAGCGTGTCGACGAGCGACATCTGGTCGATCGTCACACCGTCGCGCACGACGGTCGATGCGCTGGCCGAGATCAGCTGGAACAATTGGCGCGTCGCGGTCAACGCCACGAACATGCTGGGCAATAAATATTACGCCTCCTGCCTCGCGCGCGGGGACTGCTTCGTCGGCGCGCCGCGCAACGTGATGGGTACGCTCGGTTATCGCTTCTAG
- a CDS encoding PepSY-associated TM helix domain-containing protein, which yields MKNGFRQSMAWLHTWTGLLLGWLLFAIFVTGTSSYFQEEITAWMTPEVRSVPADGPKSFAAATRWLEREAPGASEWSVYSAGKRAAGLQLYWVNGPDAPADAPTDARLDGGGRKAEARETRGGEFLYRFHYDLHYINWYWARWIVGIAAMAMLVAIFSGIVTHKKIIADFFLLRLGKGQRSWLDAHNVSSVLFLPFILMITYTGLVSLATHYMPWGIAANYADQQKFFDTTFPWPTPAEKVGPAPLTAVAPLVERAERTWGAGAGSVRILNPGDRTAQVIVSTAPDAGMSVRPRSLTFDGVTGKLISAHNPSGASTATEGTMIGLHAGRFASGVLRTLYFLSGLAGCIMVASGLILWTVKRRAKLADPDRPHFGFRLVEKLNVGAIAGLPFAIAAYFLANRLLPVGGAGRSDREIAAFFIAWGAVFVWATARPSARAWVEALAAVAVSFALVPVINALTTDRSLVASLIADDWVFAGFDATMLLIAAGFGWAASKVLRRSAGPRTARGKRPARSPSVEVA from the coding sequence GTGAAGAACGGCTTCCGGCAATCGATGGCGTGGCTTCACACCTGGACCGGCCTGCTGTTGGGCTGGCTGCTTTTCGCGATCTTCGTCACCGGCACGTCTTCTTATTTCCAGGAAGAGATTACCGCCTGGATGACGCCCGAGGTTCGCAGCGTTCCGGCGGACGGCCCGAAAAGCTTTGCGGCGGCGACGCGCTGGCTTGAGCGGGAAGCACCGGGCGCCAGCGAATGGTCGGTCTATTCGGCCGGCAAGCGCGCGGCGGGCCTTCAGCTTTATTGGGTCAACGGTCCCGATGCGCCCGCAGACGCACCGACCGATGCACGCCTTGACGGGGGGGGTCGCAAGGCAGAGGCACGCGAAACGCGGGGCGGCGAGTTCCTCTACCGCTTCCACTACGACCTCCATTATATCAACTGGTACTGGGCGCGCTGGATCGTCGGGATCGCCGCGATGGCGATGCTCGTTGCGATTTTTTCGGGCATCGTCACGCACAAGAAGATCATCGCCGACTTCTTCCTGCTTCGCCTCGGCAAAGGCCAGCGGAGCTGGCTTGATGCGCATAATGTGTCGAGCGTGCTGTTCCTGCCCTTCATCCTGATGATCACCTATACCGGGCTGGTGAGCCTTGCGACGCATTATATGCCTTGGGGTATCGCCGCGAATTATGCCGACCAGCAAAAATTCTTCGACACGACCTTCCCCTGGCCGACGCCGGCCGAAAAGGTGGGACCGGCGCCGCTGACCGCCGTGGCGCCGCTGGTCGAGCGCGCCGAGCGCACATGGGGCGCCGGCGCCGGAAGCGTCCGTATTCTTAACCCGGGCGACCGGACGGCGCAGGTCATCGTATCGACCGCGCCCGACGCCGGCATGTCGGTCCGGCCGCGGTCGCTGACGTTCGACGGCGTGACCGGTAAGCTGATTTCGGCGCACAATCCGTCGGGCGCCTCGACGGCGACCGAAGGCACGATGATCGGCCTGCACGCGGGCCGCTTCGCCAGCGGCGTGCTGCGCACCCTCTATTTCCTCTCGGGCCTCGCCGGCTGCATCATGGTTGCCTCCGGCCTGATCCTGTGGACGGTGAAGCGCCGCGCCAAGCTGGCCGATCCCGACCGGCCGCATTTCGGGTTTCGCCTCGTCGAGAAGCTGAACGTCGGCGCGATTGCAGGGCTGCCCTTCGCAATAGCCGCCTACTTCCTCGCCAACCGCCTTTTGCCCGTGGGCGGGGCAGGGCGAAGCGACCGCGAGATCGCGGCCTTTTTCATTGCGTGGGGCGCCGTGTTCGTCTGGGCGACGGCGCGCCCCTCAGCGCGGGCCTGGGTCGAGGCTCTTGCCGCGGTGGCTGTGTCCTTTGCGCTCGTCCCGGTGATCAATGCGCTGACGACCGACCGCTCGCTGGTTGCCAGCCTGATCGCCGACGATTGGGTCTTTGCGGGCTTCGACGCGACGATGTTGCTTATCGCCGCCGGTTTCGGATGGGCCGCTTCGAAGGTGCTGCGTCGCTCGGCGGGCCCAAGGACGGCGAGAGGCAAGCGGCCGGCCAGATCGCCTTCGGTCGAGGTCGCATGA
- a CDS encoding DUF3325 domain-containing protein yields MIHFLLLLLATAGFGLLCLSRERHQRDLIGRKLPMRTGYYARWSGIAILAIAFVLAGSRLGWGVGTLEWLGLASVGAVLTMAMLSRRSGRIS; encoded by the coding sequence ATGATCCATTTCCTGCTTCTGCTGCTCGCGACCGCGGGCTTCGGCCTGCTGTGCCTGTCGCGCGAACGACACCAACGCGACCTGATCGGCCGCAAGCTTCCGATGCGAACGGGATATTATGCGCGGTGGAGCGGGATCGCGATCCTTGCCATTGCCTTCGTGCTTGCGGGCAGCCGCCTGGGGTGGGGCGTCGGTACGCTCGAGTGGCTGGGTCTGGCGAGCGTGGGAGCCGTCCTGACGATGGCGATGCTTTCGCGCCGATCGGGGCGCATTTCGTAG